One Indicator indicator isolate 239-I01 chromosome Z, UM_Iind_1.1, whole genome shotgun sequence genomic window carries:
- the SMAD7 gene encoding mothers against decapentaplegic homolog 7 isoform X1 — MFRTKRSVLVRRLWRSRAPGGEEEEEEAAAGGGEPGAAAAAAEARAHVCGGGRGCCPGKTGRGGRASAGAEAELKALTHAVLKRLKERQLEGLLHAVESRGGARTPCLLLPAKADSRLGQHWYPLPVLLCKVFRWPDLRHCSEVKRLCCCESYGKAHPELVCCNPHHLSRLCELESPPPPYSRYPMDFLKPTADCPDSVPSSTETGGTNYLAPGGLSDSRVLQEPGDRSHWCVVAYWEEKTRVGRLYSVQEPSLDIFYDLPQGNGFCLGQLNSDNKSQLVQKVRSKIGYGIQLTKEADGVWVYNRSSYPIFIKSATLDNPDSRTLLVHKVFPGFSIKAFDYEKAYSLQRPNDHEFMQQPWTGFTVQISFVKGWGQCYTRQFISSCPCWLEVIFNNQ, encoded by the exons ATGTTCAGGACCAAACGCTCGGTGCTCGTTCGGCGGCTTTGGAGGAGCCGTGCGCCCGGTGgcgaggaagaggaggaggaggcggcggcgggaggGGGTGAACccggagcggcggcggcggcggccgagGCCCGGGCGCATGTTTGCGGCGGGGGACGTGGGTGCTGCCCGGGTAAAACGGGCCGCGGTGGTCGGGCTTCCGCGGGCGCGGAGGCGGAACTGAAGGCGCTGACCCACGCCGTGTTGAAGCGGTTGAAGGAGCGGCAGCTGGAGGGCTTGCTGCACGCCGTGGAGTCCCGCGGCGGGGCTCGGAccccctgcctgctgctacCCGCCAAGGCCGACTCCCGCTTGGGTCAACACTGGTACCCGTTGCCGGTGTTGCTCTGTAAGGTGTTCCGCTGGCCCGACCTCCGCCACTGCTCCGAAGTGAAGCGGTTATGTTGCTGTGAATCCTACGGCAAGGCTCACCCCGAGCTGGTCTGCTGCAACCCGCACCACCTCAGCCGGCTCTGCGAGCTCG AGTCTCCCCCTCCACCCTACTCCAGATATCCAATGGATTTTCTCAAACCAACTG CAGATTGTCCAGACTCTGTGCCTTCCTCCACTGAAACAGGGGGAACTAATTATCTAGCCCCTGGGGGGCTTTCAG ATTCCCGAGTCCTTCAGGAGCCGGGGGATCGGTCACACTGGTGCGTGGTGGCATACTGGGAAGAGAAGACGCGCGTGGGTCGGCTGTACTCTGTCCAAGAGCCCTCCCTGGATATCTTCTATGATCTACCTCAGGGGAATGGTTTCTGCCTCGGACAGCTCAACTCTGACAACAAAAGCCAGCTGGTGCAGAAGGTGCGCAGCAAGATCGGCTACGGCATCCAGCTCACCAAGGAGGCGGACGGCGTCTGGGTGTACAACCGCAGCAGCTACCCCATCTTCATCAAGTCGGCCACACTGGACAACCCCGACTCCAGGACGCTGCTGGTCCACAAGGTGTTCCCAGGCTTCTCCATCAAGGCTTTCGACTACGAGAAGGCCTACAGCTTGCAGAGACCCAACGACCACGAGTTCATGCAGCAGCCGTGGACCGGGTTTACCGTTCAGATCAGCTTCGTGAAGGGCTGGGGCCAGTGCTACACCAGACAGTTCATCAGCAGCTGCCCGTGCTGGTTGGAGGTTATTTTTAATAACCAATGA
- the SMAD7 gene encoding mothers against decapentaplegic homolog 7 isoform X2 — translation MFRTKRSVLVRRLWRSRAPGGEEEEEEAAAGGGEPGAAAAAAEARAHVCGGGRGCCPGKTGRGGRASAGAEAELKALTHAVLKRLKERQLEGLLHAVESRGGARTPCLLLPAKADSRLGQHWYPLPVLLCKVFRWPDLRHCSEVKRLCCCESYGKAHPELVCCNPHHLSRLCELESPPPPYSRYPMDFLKPTDCPDSVPSSTETGGTNYLAPGGLSDSRVLQEPGDRSHWCVVAYWEEKTRVGRLYSVQEPSLDIFYDLPQGNGFCLGQLNSDNKSQLVQKVRSKIGYGIQLTKEADGVWVYNRSSYPIFIKSATLDNPDSRTLLVHKVFPGFSIKAFDYEKAYSLQRPNDHEFMQQPWTGFTVQISFVKGWGQCYTRQFISSCPCWLEVIFNNQ, via the exons ATGTTCAGGACCAAACGCTCGGTGCTCGTTCGGCGGCTTTGGAGGAGCCGTGCGCCCGGTGgcgaggaagaggaggaggaggcggcggcgggaggGGGTGAACccggagcggcggcggcggcggccgagGCCCGGGCGCATGTTTGCGGCGGGGGACGTGGGTGCTGCCCGGGTAAAACGGGCCGCGGTGGTCGGGCTTCCGCGGGCGCGGAGGCGGAACTGAAGGCGCTGACCCACGCCGTGTTGAAGCGGTTGAAGGAGCGGCAGCTGGAGGGCTTGCTGCACGCCGTGGAGTCCCGCGGCGGGGCTCGGAccccctgcctgctgctacCCGCCAAGGCCGACTCCCGCTTGGGTCAACACTGGTACCCGTTGCCGGTGTTGCTCTGTAAGGTGTTCCGCTGGCCCGACCTCCGCCACTGCTCCGAAGTGAAGCGGTTATGTTGCTGTGAATCCTACGGCAAGGCTCACCCCGAGCTGGTCTGCTGCAACCCGCACCACCTCAGCCGGCTCTGCGAGCTCG AGTCTCCCCCTCCACCCTACTCCAGATATCCAATGGATTTTCTCAAACCAACTG ATTGTCCAGACTCTGTGCCTTCCTCCACTGAAACAGGGGGAACTAATTATCTAGCCCCTGGGGGGCTTTCAG ATTCCCGAGTCCTTCAGGAGCCGGGGGATCGGTCACACTGGTGCGTGGTGGCATACTGGGAAGAGAAGACGCGCGTGGGTCGGCTGTACTCTGTCCAAGAGCCCTCCCTGGATATCTTCTATGATCTACCTCAGGGGAATGGTTTCTGCCTCGGACAGCTCAACTCTGACAACAAAAGCCAGCTGGTGCAGAAGGTGCGCAGCAAGATCGGCTACGGCATCCAGCTCACCAAGGAGGCGGACGGCGTCTGGGTGTACAACCGCAGCAGCTACCCCATCTTCATCAAGTCGGCCACACTGGACAACCCCGACTCCAGGACGCTGCTGGTCCACAAGGTGTTCCCAGGCTTCTCCATCAAGGCTTTCGACTACGAGAAGGCCTACAGCTTGCAGAGACCCAACGACCACGAGTTCATGCAGCAGCCGTGGACCGGGTTTACCGTTCAGATCAGCTTCGTGAAGGGCTGGGGCCAGTGCTACACCAGACAGTTCATCAGCAGCTGCCCGTGCTGGTTGGAGGTTATTTTTAATAACCAATGA